The DNA segment AGCCCTGGAGTACCATTCTTACATGCAAGTCGCATCAGGCACTGTCATTGATGGCAAAGTGGTAGTCGAAGGTCTCTCTCTGCCTGAGGGAACTGTCGTCACTGTTCTAGCCCGGGGCGATGAAGCGGCTGTATGTCTATCGCCCCAAGAAGAATCGGACCTCCTCGAAGCCCTCGACGAGGCTGATCGGGAAGAAGGCATTTCAGCCGAAGAACTGTTCGCACGGCTTCGCCGTTTCGGCTGACTTTGGCTCTCATTGTTCGAATCAAGCCCCGCGCACAGCGGGAAATCGAACGAGCTGCAGAATGGTGGGCCGAGAACCGACTCGCCGCACGCGGAGCTGTTCGGCTGGTTGAGGAACCGGGAATAGGCACAAAGGTGGAGACCTCTCGTGCAGATGTGGTTCGAAGGTTGTACCTCAGCCGGATTCGGGATGGAGCGCAGCGTAATCCGGGATAATACGGCGCATGGTGAACTATCGGCGTGCGCGAATTCCCGCGCCTCAAAGCCGCGTGTGAGCGCAACCCATAACGCAGGAAGTATTCTCGCCATGAAGAAGCGTAACTATCGTGCTCAGAAAGTCAACGAGGTTCGGTGGGAAGCGATGAGCCAGCGTGTCGAGGGCAAAGCGCTGGTATTCGCGGTGGATGTCGCCAAGGTCGAGCAGTATGGGGTCTTGATGGACGGCACTCCGTCATAGACCTCACAGGCATCGTGTACGCGCTTCCGCCGAATGAATGAGAGGTGATAAGGTTCACCGATGCCGGGTTTAGGCAGGCTGTCAAAGTCTGGGCTTCTACGCACGCCTTTTTAGCAACCGTCAACACATGGTGATGAAATGACGAACCGATCCATGCTCGCGCTCCTGCTGCTTGGCAGCATCGGGGTCCTTTTCCCTGCTCTTGCTGATGATCGCAACGGCGGCGATGCAAAGAGGCGATGGTGGCGTGGCGAATGGAAGGAGGAGTTCTGGGACGGTCCCTGTGAAGTAAAGCTCGAATCAAAGCGGGGGGAGTTCAAGAGAGAAGTAAAGTGCAAGGATGGCGTGGGTGCAAGCTGGCATGGCGAATGGAAGAAGGAGTTCTGGGACGGACCATGCAAAGTGAAGCTGGAGGCAAAGCGTGATGAGTTCAAGGAGGAGGTCAAGTGCGAAGGCGATCATTGAGCCATTGCCCGCCCTATTTGGGAGTACTGACGCGGCAAGATGAGCGCCGGACGAACCATGCCGACCGGACGCCGGGCAACGGCGCAAACACATCGTTTTGGTGCCTTCGTCGCTCCCGACCCGCAAGTCATCGCCTACACGAATCACGGCGGAGAGGGATCGGGCGAGGTCGGCGTCGTCCTGCGGAAACGCGAGTTTCATGGATCGGGGAAAGACGATAGGTCAAGGGATTGAGCTATGCGGCGCTGGCTCTACAAACGATACCGCTGATCGTAGGTCTTGAATCCTGTAAGCGGTCCATCCCATGCCCTTCCTACGGCCATCACCTTGAACCGTTCTCCCATCTCCGCGGGCAGGGTGAGTTGTTTCGCCTCCTGGATATGTTTCAAGTATCTCTGCGGGTCGGCCGCTTGCAGCGACTTAAGCGCTTTTTCAAGACCACAACCGCTCAGGAAATGGGCCTGAGTCGTGTAGCCCAAAACCGCGAGCCCGCAAGTTTCCGCGGATTCAGCTAGGGCCGTGAAATCGACAAAGCTACTGATATCCTGGAGTCCGGTGAGCATCAGCGGATCGGCGTGGACCCGATGGCGGTGGTGGCAGATCAGCGTGCCCTCGCGGCGTTCGGGCAGGTAGTACTCGCGGCGCGTGTAACCATAATCGATGCATAGAAATATTCCACGGCTTAGAGATTCCGTCACTGTCCCTAACCACGGCGCTAAGGCGAGATTGACCTCGGAGACATAGCCCTCCGGGAGCGGGGAGCCCAATGCGCTTTGGATCGCCTCGATCTGTGCTCGTAGGCGCGGCTCGGCGGAGACCTCCTCGCCCCACGTGAAGCTATCGCCCTGCCACCTCACACGTTGTTCGTAAACATTCCCGCCAGCGATGCGAAAGCGGTGCACGGGCAGCGCGTCGAGCACCTCGTTCGCGATCATGATCCCGCGCCAAGGCCGGCTGGGCGGCCGCTCTAGCCATGCGACCCTTGAGGCCAAATGCGGCACGGCGCTTTCTATCCATTCCTGTTGGCGCGCGCGCAGATCCGCGCTGATCTCAAGGATAAAGTAAGCTTCCGGCAAGCTACCCCGGCGTTCGAGCTCGGTCAAGATCTCGACGGCGAGCCGGCCGCTGCCTGCGCCGAGTTCGCAGATGGCGCCGCCGCCGAGCCGCGCGAGGACCTCGCGGCATGGCCGCGCGAGGCAACGCCCGAACAGTGGGGAAAGTTCCGGGGCGGTGACGAAATCGCCGCTCGAGCCGAGTTTCACACTCCCGGCGCTGTAGTACCCGAGACCGGGGGCGTAGAGCGCGAGTTCCATAAAGCGCGCGAAGCTCATGCTCCCGCCGGATACGGCCAATTCTTCTTGTATCGCCTCGATCAGCCGCGCGCTGTGGGCCGCGGCCTCGGGGCTAGGCGATAGGTATTGACTCAAGCTATTCGTAGTGACGCTGAAAATCCGGCAATTCGCCATCCAGGAACCAGCGCTTCGGGGCTGCGTCATACCACCATTTCTGGACATCGCGAAGCGTGGCGACCTGGCCCACATCCTGGTCATAATAGCGGAAAAGGACCGTCACGGTGGCCTCGGTCTGAGTTGCGTTCAGGGTCTGATTGACGATCTCGTAGGAGGCGACCCGGATAGCCTGAAGGGGTTCCGTGTTGATCGGGGGGTAGGGGCCGGTACGGGAAACACGATACAACGCCGCCGCGTCGTAATCGCCCCAGCGCAACGCGCTTTCGTAGGTGGCGACGCTCAACTCCAGGTTATCCAAGCGCTCGCGGGTTTCCATCCCCGCGCACGCGGCCGCCACCAAGGCGACGATGAGCGCTGCCGCATGACGCCCCGTGAAGGTTCTTGCCGACGCTTGTATTTTTTTCTGCATAGCGCTGCCCTCGGTAATGGAATCGCCAAGACATAGGATGTTCACGCGCGCGGCTCCGAAGCGCTTGCAGACGGTCCCAGGAGGTCTTCATAGGGAACCGGCGCAAGCGCTTGTCCACTCTTATCAAACTCCGCCCAAAGCTCCCGGATCCGCCGGCCCTCGAGCGGGTGCATGACCTCGCCCGCAATGTCCGCCAAGGGCCGCAACACGAAGGCATAACGTGTGATGTCCTTACGCGGCAGGTGCAAGCCATTGTCTCGAATCACGAGATCATCATAAAGCAAGATGTCGAGGTCGAGCGGCCGGGGCGCATAGCGCGGCGTATCGGGTGTGCGGCCATGCTGAGACTCGATCGCGGCTAGGCGCGTCCGCAGTCCGTGGGGATCTAAATCGGTACTGAGGCCCACGACAACATTATAGAAATGATCTCCGGGAAAGCCGATGGCGGCGCTCTCGTAGACGGGCGACAGCATCAATTCTCCGAACTGGCCGCGCAGTGATGCGATAGCGCTGCGAATGTTGTCCCGGCGCCTCACATTGCTGCCTATGCTTACATAGACCCGTGCCAAGCTTCCTCCCGGCGGCCGCGTTCGATGATGACCCCGACGTCGCGCACACCGCGCACGGCGCCTTGCTTGTTCAGCCGTAAGCGGAGCCAGGGAATATCGAACTCCTTGAGGATGAGCTCGGCGACAGCCTCGGCAAGCGACTCAACCAACTGGTAGCGGCTGTCTGTGACGAAGGCCATCACCCGTTTGGCGACCTCTTTATAGTTCAGCGTGTCGGCCACCGAATCGGTGAGCGCCGCTGTGCGGATATCGCTGCCGAGCTCGAGGTCGAAGATGACCACTTGCTTGAGCTGCCGCTCCCAGGCATAGACCCCGATCACGGCTTCGATGCGCAGATTGTTTATGTAAATGATATCCATACGCCGTTCAATGGCGCCTGGCCACGGCTTTCACATTACTTTTCCGGTCCGATGATAGAACACTAGACCCGATGCTTGCTTGACCTGTCAAGGCCAAGCAACTCCAATAGCACCATGCTGCTCGAGCTCGCCCTGATTGTCTTCAGTTATCTTTTGGGATCGATTTCCTCGGCCATCGTCGTCTGCTGGGCGGGCGGATTCCCCGATCCGCGCGCGCAAGGCTCGGGCAACCCAGGCGCGACCAACGTCTTGAGGCTTGCCGGCAAGCCGGCGGCCGTCATTACCTTGGCGGGGGATCTGTTCAAGGGTTTGTTGCCACTGGTCATCGGGCGCGTGCTGGGCGTGTCCGATCTGGGTCTCGCCTTGATGGGCCTCGCGACGTTCTCGGGCCATCTGTACCCGTTATTCTTTGGCTTCCACGGGGGCAAGGGGGTCGCGACCTTCATCGGCGTGCTCTATGGCCTCGCTTGGCCGGTCGGGATCGGCTTCATGTTGGTATGGCTGGCCTTAGCGGGCCTATTTCGCTATTCGTCCCTGGCCGCCTTGGGGGCAGCCGCATGCGCGCCGTTCATGGTTTTTCTGCTTGACGGCACCTGGATTCATGTCGCGGTCGTCGTGTTGATGGTGGCGCTGATCTTCTGGCGGCACCGGGGAAACCTGCGCAAGTTGCTCGCGGGGACCGAATCGAAAATCGGTGCCGAAAAGTCGGCCGCACGGGCGGAATAGCGCGGATTTAAATGGGAGGCAGTTCGGCGAGCGGCCATCGCGGCCGGACCGGGAACTCGAGGCCGTCGCGGTGCCCGGCGCGAAGGCGCACCCATCCCGCATAGGCAATCATCGCGCCGTTGTCGGTGCAGAACTCGGGCCGTGGATAGTAGACCTGAATCCCCTCGCCGCTAAGCTCGCGCAAGCGAGCGCGCAAGGCACGGTTGGCGCTCACGCCGCCCGCTGCCACGAGCCGCCGGTAGCCGGTCGCCTTGAGCGCGCGCCGGCACTTAATCACCAGCGTGTCGACCACCGCATCAGCGAAAGCGCGCGCGATATCCGCACGCGTCTTTTGATCGTCGCGTGTCGTCCGCAGGGTTTGGAGCGTAAAAGTCTTCAAGCCGCTGAAACTAAAGTTCAGGCCGGGCCGGTTGGTCATGGGACGTGGAAACACGAAGCGGCCCGCTTCGCCCTGCTCCGCAAGACGCTCGAGCGCGGGACCGCCCGGGTAACCGAGGCCGAGCAGCTTCGCCGTCTTGTCGAAGGCCTCGCCCGCGGCATCGTCCACGGACTCGCCGAGGATGCGATAACTCCCGACCCGCGCCACGTCCACAAGCTGGGTGTGCCCGCCGGAGACTAGGAGCGCGAGCAAGGGCGGCTCGGGCGGGGTGGGCTCCAACATCGGGGCGAGCAGATGGCCTTCCATATGATGGACCCCTAAGCATGGGATCCCGAGCGACCAGGCCAGGCTGCGCGCCACGGCGGCCCCGGCGAGAAGCGCGCCAATGAGGCCCGGCCCCGCGGTATAGCTGACACCGGCGAGATCCCGCGCCTCACAGCCCGCCTCGCAGAGTGCCGATCGGATCAACGGGATAAGGTGGCGAACATGATCGCGCGAGGCCAGCTCGGGCACCACGCCCCCATAGTTGGCATGAAGGGGGGCCTGGGTGCGCAACACATGCGCCAATAGCCCGCGCTCGGAATCGTAGATCGCGATCCCGGTCTCGTCACACGAGGTTTCTATTCCCAGCACGCGCATGGACTGTTTTTTCGTTACGGTACGTACTTTGCCAACGGAACGGAGTCGATTACACTATGCCGCTTTTGCAATAAACCAATTCTTAACAAGGATCCGATTCTCAATGCCGTCAGTAAGAGTGAGAGACAACGAACCCTTCGACATCGCCTTGCGGCGCTTCAAGCGCGCCTGTGAAAAGGCCGGCGTCCTGGCCGAGGTGCACCGGCGCGAATTTTACGAGAAACCGACCCAGGTGCGGAAGCGTAAGGCGGCCGCGGCCGTAAAGCGCTGGCAAAAGAAACTCGCCCGCACCCAAGCCCGCCTTACACCCTCCGCATTCGGGCAGCGGGGCAAACCCGTCGTCCGGCGTTTCCATCGAGGCTCATACGCGGATGCCGCTCGCGCTTAAACAGCGCGTTGAGGACGATGTCAAATCCTCCCTCCGCGGGGGCGATAAGAAGCGCGTCGCGGCACTACGTTTTGTCCTGGCGGCGATTAAGCAACGCGAAGTGGACGAACGTATTATCCTCGATGACGCGGAGACACTGAAGGTTATCGATAGGTTGGCCAAGCAACGCCGGGAATCGATTGCAGCCTATCAAAGCGCCGGCCGTGATGATCTGGTCGCAAAAGAGACTTACGAGTATCAACTCATTCAAGGATTCATGCCGGAGCTTTTAGGCCAGGAGGAGCTACAGGGCTTGATGGCAAAGGCCATTGCCGAGGCCGGAGCAAGCTCCGTCCGCGATCTCGGTAAAGTCCTCGCTTGGCTAAAACCGCGTGTGCAGGGCCGCGCGGACATGGCACAGGTTAGCCAGGCGCTTAAACACCGCTTGGGCGGCTGAACCCGAGCGGCCCGAACCGTTACCGCGACAAACTGGCATTGTGGCTTGCCGCGTCTATACTCGAAAGAGTAAGGCATAGGCATGACCCGCCGCATTTCACAGCCGGTCATCGACGAGCTGTTGTCCAAGACGGACGTCGTCGAGGTGATCGAAGAATTCCTCAGCTTGCGCAAGGCCGGGCGCAATTATACGGCGCTTTGCCCCTTCCACAACGAGAAAACCCCCTCGTTCAGCGTCAACCGCGAGAAACAGTTTTATTATTGTTTCGGGTGTGGCGCGGGTGGTTCCGCCATCAACTTTTTAATGAATTATCTACGGCTGAGCTTCGTCGAGGCGGTCTCGCGGCTCGCCGATCGCGCCGGCATGCCGCTCCCCAGCACCGATCCCGGCACGCCCCGAGCCCCAAGCGCCGACCTGTACGATATCTTGGCGCAGGCAGCCAAGCACTACGCG comes from the Pseudomonadota bacterium genome and includes:
- a CDS encoding SAM-dependent methyltransferase, whose amino-acid sequence is MSQYLSPSPEAAAHSARLIEAIQEELAVSGGSMSFARFMELALYAPGLGYYSAGSVKLGSSGDFVTAPELSPLFGRCLARPCREVLARLGGGAICELGAGSGRLAVEILTELERRGSLPEAYFILEISADLRARQQEWIESAVPHLASRVAWLERPPSRPWRGIMIANEVLDALPVHRFRIAGGNVYEQRVRWQGDSFTWGEEVSAEPRLRAQIEAIQSALGSPLPEGYVSEVNLALAPWLGTVTESLSRGIFLCIDYGYTRREYYLPERREGTLICHHRHRVHADPLMLTGLQDISSFVDFTALAESAETCGLAVLGYTTQAHFLSGCGLEKALKSLQAADPQRYLKHIQEAKQLTLPAEMGERFKVMAVGRAWDGPLTGFKTYDQRYRL
- the folK gene encoding 2-amino-4-hydroxy-6-hydroxymethyldihydropteridine diphosphokinase; the protein is MARVYVSIGSNVRRRDNIRSAIASLRGQFGELMLSPVYESAAIGFPGDHFYNVVVGLSTDLDPHGLRTRLAAIESQHGRTPDTPRYAPRPLDLDILLYDDLVIRDNGLHLPRKDITRYAFVLRPLADIAGEVMHPLEGRRIRELWAEFDKSGQALAPVPYEDLLGPSASASEPRA
- the folB gene encoding dihydroneopterin aldolase, which gives rise to MDIIYINNLRIEAVIGVYAWERQLKQVVIFDLELGSDIRTAALTDSVADTLNYKEVAKRVMAFVTDSRYQLVESLAEAVAELILKEFDIPWLRLRLNKQGAVRGVRDVGVIIERGRREEAWHGSM
- the plsY gene encoding glycerol-3-phosphate 1-O-acyltransferase PlsY gives rise to the protein MLLELALIVFSYLLGSISSAIVVCWAGGFPDPRAQGSGNPGATNVLRLAGKPAAVITLAGDLFKGLLPLVIGRVLGVSDLGLALMGLATFSGHLYPLFFGFHGGKGVATFIGVLYGLAWPVGIGFMLVWLALAGLFRYSSLAALGAAACAPFMVFLLDGTWIHVAVVVLMVALIFWRHRGNLRKLLAGTESKIGAEKSAARAE
- the tsaD gene encoding tRNA (adenosine(37)-N6)-threonylcarbamoyltransferase complex transferase subunit TsaD gives rise to the protein MRVLGIETSCDETGIAIYDSERGLLAHVLRTQAPLHANYGGVVPELASRDHVRHLIPLIRSALCEAGCEARDLAGVSYTAGPGLIGALLAGAAVARSLAWSLGIPCLGVHHMEGHLLAPMLEPTPPEPPLLALLVSGGHTQLVDVARVGSYRILGESVDDAAGEAFDKTAKLLGLGYPGGPALERLAEQGEAGRFVFPRPMTNRPGLNFSFSGLKTFTLQTLRTTRDDQKTRADIARAFADAVVDTLVIKCRRALKATGYRRLVAAGGVSANRALRARLRELSGEGIQVYYPRPEFCTDNGAMIAYAGWVRLRAGHRDGLEFPVRPRWPLAELPPI
- the rpsU gene encoding 30S ribosomal protein S21 codes for the protein MPSVRVRDNEPFDIALRRFKRACEKAGVLAEVHRREFYEKPTQVRKRKAAAAVKRWQKKLARTQARLTPSAFGQRGKPVVRRFHRGSYADAARA
- a CDS encoding GatB/YqeY domain-containing protein, whose product is MPLALKQRVEDDVKSSLRGGDKKRVAALRFVLAAIKQREVDERIILDDAETLKVIDRLAKQRRESIAAYQSAGRDDLVAKETYEYQLIQGFMPELLGQEELQGLMAKAIAEAGASSVRDLGKVLAWLKPRVQGRADMAQVSQALKHRLGG